The Liolophura sinensis isolate JHLJ2023 chromosome 12, CUHK_Ljap_v2, whole genome shotgun sequence genome segment atcatataaatgtacagctgCATAGTATATTTGGCTGCATCTTCATAAGAATAAAGTAACGTCATAAAAACAAACTCAAGGGAATTTTAAATTGTTAACTGTTTCTGCTAAACATGAAAATTGTCCATGCGTCTTCGCCCAGTTTGCTCTTGTTCCTTCCTTACCCAGCCTGGCAACTTGGGGAGATAAACAACATCACAACCGGCACTTTACAGCTAATCCTGAGATTAAGATTCATTCTGAAGTAAAACTGACCGTAAAACCAGGTACACAGCttaatgtaattttgtcataaTTTCCAAACAGCTTGCTTTCATGTACCCAATCCTATGTTCAGCTAACGTCACGGTCACCCCGACACGAGAAAAGCCGCAATCCATGCTGCCGTTCATGAATTCATGTGTTCATTCGGACGTTTCCTTGACAACCACCAAATTCCtgcatgaaacatttttgaccTAAGCATATTTCTTCATCATCCGGCATTATATACCCGAATAGGTCAAAACGTTCGTATTCATGCTGACAGCAGAGTACAAAAATCGTCCTAAATTTTTTCCACAATGTCAAATTAAACGTTCTTGTCACTGCTCCCTGTATCACTGCTGCTCTACGTACATGGCGTTAATTCAAAGTTTCTCCATCACCAACACAACAATGTCCTCACTTCCGGTCGACAAGCGCTGGGATTTTGCCCACATACGGCAATATGTCTTTAATCCGATACAGAGCAGGACCACAAGTAGTAAACCCACAAAGCCCCAGAACACACCGATTACCCAAAGAGCAGCATCGATATCTGTCAACAACAATTACAAACAATGATATTATGTAGTGATACTTATACAGGTGATCTCCAATGCTGTAATACGCGATGGGGTTTAAATACACGAAATATCAGAGAATCTTTAACCATATTCGGAACAGTCACATTCTAATTCTCCATGAGCGACCTAAAATAATGAGACAACGGGAATATCACTGTGACACCACCTGAGGCTCTGGAAGGGGCACTGGAAGTGTCATCCGGAAGTGTCATCATAAGGCCGCTGGAGACACCGGGACTGACACCCGAAGGGCACTGCCAGAGAGAGTGTCACCCAGAGGCCGCTCGAGACACTGGTAGTGTCATCCTTACGTTGATGGAGGCACAGGGAGTGTCACCCTGAGGCCGCTGGAGACACCGCACATCTCACCTTGAGGGCACGAGAAGCACTGCGGGAGACAGTGTCACCCTTAGGCCACTGGAGACAGCGGGAGTGTCACTCTGAGGCCTCTAGAGCCGCCGTCCAGAAACATCAGGAATGTCACCCTGAGACACATCGCGAATGTCACACTCACGACACTAGAAGCACACCTACAGGGAGTGTCACCCTGAGGGTGTTAAAAGTACCGCAAGAGGGGGTATTACAGTTTCGGCCACTGGAGTCAGCAGGAGTCTTACCCTGAGGCCGCAAGCAAAATTGTCACCCGGTGGCCGCAGTCCAGAAACAAAAGCAGTGTCGCCCTGAGAACACCACAGGCACTGGTAGTGTCACCCTTACGTTGCTGGAGACACCGGGAGCCTCACCCTGGCGCCGCTGGAAGCACCGCAAATGTCACTCTGAGGGCACTAGAAGCACCGCTAGAGGCAGTGTCACCCTGAGGGCACTAGAGGCACTGACAATGCCACCCTTACGTTGCTGGAGACACTGGGAGTCTCACCCTGCCGCCGATGGAAACACCGTCACAGTGTCACCCTGAGGGCACACCTACAGGGAGTGTCATTCTGGGGTCGAAGTGTCACCCTTATGTAGATTATGGCTCCGGGAGTGCCAAACTGAGTaaatttattcacttgattggtgttttacgccgtacacaagattatttcacttgcatgtatacgacggcggccaacattatgttggaaggaaagcggacagagcccgcgggaaacacacggccatccgcaggtttctgacagaccttcccacgtacggccagccAGAGGCCGCTAGAGGCACCGGCATTGTCATCCTGAAGGCGCTAGAGGCAATGGAAGTGTCACTCTGAGGCCGCTAGATGCACCAGGAGTGTCACCCTAAGGTCGCTAGAGGCAACGGAAGTGTGAGTCTGAGGCCGCTGGAGGGATCGGAAGTATCACACCAAGACCACTGTAGTCAACGGGAGAGGCCGCTCCAGAGGTGTCATCATGAGGCCACTGCATGTAGGTATCAAAAGTGTCACCCTGAAACCCATGAGGGCACCAGGaacatctctctctctctctctctgaggCCGTTGGTGGCACCGGGAATGTAATCTGAGGTCTCTGGGGGCAACGGAATTGTCACCCTGAGGCCTCTGGAGGCACTTAGAGTGTCACCCTGAGGCCGCTGGACGCACGGGAAGTGTCACTGTGAGGCCGCTACAGGCAGAGGAATTGTCACTGAGGCCTCTGGATGCACCTAGTGTGTCACTCCGGTGCTTCTAGAGGCACCAAGAATGTCACCCTGAGGCCTCTGGTGCAAGCGCGAATGTTCCCCTTAGGCCGCATCTGAAATGTCACCCCGAGGCCGCTTGAGTCTCATCCTGTATATCCGTAAGTGGATGTATCCGGGCAATAGGCCATGGCCAATGTTCCGGATTTCTTTCACTACTGgaatttgtgtttattgtaaCTTTTGATCTGATTGGTTGGGGAAGTTGTGCTCATGCATAGTAACTCTGTTATTTGGGTCTAATCAATTGGGACTGGAAACTGTGTTTGTGGATAGTAGTCTATCACTTGGGTCTGATCAATTTGTACAGGAAGTTGTAATCATGAATAGTAACTATGTTATTTGGGTCTGATCAATTTGGACTGGAAACTGTTTTTATGGATAGTTATCTATCACTTGGGTCTGATCAATTTGTACAGGAAGTTGTGCTCATGAAGAGTAACTCTGTTATTTGGGTCTGATCAGTTTGGACTGGAAACTGCCCATATCGTCCCGTCTATAGGTGTTTGTGAAAAAAGACAAGCCCGACAATTCTTAAATAGGATAACTGACAgcgcagagagtaaaaccagggcagcgggGACAGAGTGACAATTGACAAATGGTCGCATCACGTAACCGGTGACtttagggttttactctaacgGTTTTTGTAAATGCTTATACAATAGCAATTTAAACGAATGTCTTACTCAACATTAGGTTTAAAAACTGCAAATGGttttagttgcaatttattacacttcACTTGTCTACATTTgctcaaaattctgtgttgtaatcacatttaacatacaaaacgCATTAaacaaagggaccaggcctacCAGTAGgttcctggtttatgcaggaatgcaCTCTAAGGCACCATGAAAAAATGGAAATAGGgtgggtacatgtagatgttggaCGTTCGGTGCTCTTGCAACTGTGGTTTTACTTACTTCTATCAGCGACCTTGTCATAGTCAAACGTCGTGGTGGGCAGGCCGAGGTCCTCCAAGCTGCCCCCGGCGTCCAGGTACACTGGAACATGTCAAGAGGACACAACTCAATGTGACTACAACCAAATATAGTAACAACTCGGTAGGTTTGTCGGTAACTGGATCTAgagtatgtatgaatgtataaataaatgtatgtatgtatgtatgtatgtatgtatgtatgtatgtatgtatgtatgtatgtatgtatgtatgtatgtatggatggatggatggatggatggatggatggatgcatGCTTAGGGCCGGGTCAGGTCATCATCGTATCATCGTTCCATCGATCGGCGATGGCACGATGGAACAATGATACAATGATGCATGCATGCTTAGGGCCGGGTCAGGTCATCATCGTATCATCGTTCCATCGATCGgcgatggcacgatgacacAAAGCGATGGGACGATGGCACAAAGCAATGGGGCGATGGCCCGATGGCACGAGGCGATGGTACGACGACACGAGGCGATGATACAATAGCATGAAGCGATGGCACGGTGGCACGAAGAGATGACACGTTGGCCCGAAGCGCTTTAATCATCTAAGCCAGTGTAGGCACCCTGATGCACTTTAAAACTGGCGGTTTGTGAGGTACACATCAACATGTATTAGTGTAGTGTTTCTATATACCACTCCTCTCCTGATCTATGAGTACCAAAACAAGGCTCTGAGTAATGCTTAATGAGTTGGGTACACCAAATAAGCTACTTGGGTATGGATGCATTTTGATGAAACATGAGAGGGCGATGCCATGGTACGATGGTAcgatcgtgtcatcgcttcgtgaAATCGCCGTTACGGTGGTGACCTTAGCCGGCGTGTATCGTAgagtttacgtcgtacttaacttttcagtcatatgacgacgaggagtcataacgtgtgtgtacatttactgtgacTTCTTGTGACAGTGCGACACCATACCGCTAAAGTTCTTCCGCCGCCgaatctatgcgttgaaacagacattcatataccaattaggacgtttcaggtcaataatcgcgagaccggttcccaaaacgacgtatagcacaaacaaccaaagaaccaagaaagtatataaagtatgaaaacagGATGGaaacatgcaaagagaagcagttaacaattttcaatgaagTTGAAAAGACGAAAGGTATGGTTTAGGCGACTgcgtgaaatcagtattcaaatcgtgcaccatgaCGGAATATCAGTTTCTGATGACAAAATACGTATCTCAGTTGCGATTTTTAAttgcaagtgttcatatatccaacatgaaGCCTGAATCAACACGATGAATGCACGGCCCCTAGCGtcgggttaagtggaattaaaaCACAATCATGGAGCAGAGCGCCAGTGATTCTAGATGTTCTTTCATaattacttacaagagaattatacccaCTGTAAAACTTTAGAAAGTTGGAGTGAGGGCGTTCGATGGAATAACCTTGGTACACCAGTTTTTGCAGtggcgttgattgaaatcgtcacacaacacgcaggatctaacacaTGCTACCAGACGCGATATGTACCCACCATATGcagacccttcggtatattgctgtccaagtgaGGGTAATGTAATGTCTAAATTGAAACTACCCGTCTTGCTGTAAAGCCTGCAAGAGAgcaaaccgttttggtctttgtgcAAATAAATGTCCAGATAAGGTGtgccatctggagagtctgtggtttcctttaaatgcaCCAGACGTGAATAAATATCTTTCACCACCTTTGCCATATATGGATTATTTAAAGCttgcagatcatcaatataccgtttagtgactGAGAAaaatcgggcctggtgaggattgcCCCTGAATGGTTTGTGcacatagtcgtattcatatgtgAACAGGAATAGGTCGGCCAAAAAAGGGGCGCAGTTTGTACCCATAACTATACACTGTTATAATATATGATTATAATGCCACCgggcaaccagtcctgtttccttgttctattCTGTCACTTCTGAGCTCCAAGcgatgcagcaacaagtaccagttTAAAGTTTGTAATATGACCTCACCCTCATTACAATGTAATCTAGTAACAACTCTGCACACAGGCTTGTCGCTAACTAGACCTGAAGTAACACCAACCTCAGTATAATCAAATCCAGTAAAAACTCCACGTGCAGATTTGCCGCTAACTAGATCGGAAACATCACCAACCTCAATAGGCCTACAATCAAATCTAGAAACAACTCTCTGTAAAGTCTTGATCCATACTAGATCTGAGATAGCGCGAATCTCGGAACATTCTAGTAGCCACACCCTATACAGACTTCTTGTTAACTAGATCTGACTCACTATCTTACCATTCCATCGCTCATTCAGATTTGAATGATCTTTGAATATCATATGTACAATGTTTCCAAGTTTACCACCATATGCACTCACATTCAAAGCACTAACTGACAATTTAGTTACGTGTTTAATGCAAAACCTGCTAATTTAAAGAGCAAATGTCCTCAAGCTCACTCAGATAATGCGACCATGTGGGGTGCCActtccggtgtcagtatactgtgagtaGGTTGGCTGTTACGTCTGCTGtgagtatattgtgactgggtttGGACGTCATACCCAGTATTGTCGGCCACAAGACACAGTACATGAACATAtgcctaatgacttctcgtgttcatatgactgaaatattgttaagtacgatgttaaaccctataCGTACGTgcgtacatatgtacatacatttattgatatgattggtgttttacgcggtactcacacgaacatatatacacagcctacatatatacatatacatacatacttggATGATCGTTTACCCCGTGCTCTgccctggtttccttccaccataatgttggtcgccattgtagaagtgagatattcttgagtagggtgtaaaaacaccaatcaaatcaaataaataagtacatttatACTCAAATCAAGTATGCATAACGTGTTAATTTTACCATCATGCATTACTCAAATTTAAAGGATACCTTGTTAATTAATCCATCATACTTACTCACATTTAAGACTTTTGAGTTGCCCTGGATCAAATCCCCCACCAGACATCGGGTTTCCGTCGATACGCGAGGCCATTTCCTGGTGTGGCGTTTACAAAATCACACATTACATGCTTTCGGGCTTCCGTGTTATTTTGACGAAATCTGTAACGGATTCCTCTGCAATGATAAATTTATGGGAATGCAACTGTTGAATACCGTGATGTCCTTTTCTTCGAGTAAACACCTTTCTTGCTAAATGTAAAAGCTAATTTTCTTCACCCGTTACGAAAACCTGATGACTTGAGGATCCCTTTTCGGAAGGCTCATTATATTCAACTCCCATAATAAAGGCACACAAAGCCCATATTGGAAACTATGATTTCTTACAGTGTAGAGTCGAGATCATAAAGCAATAACATTTAGTTTTACCCGAGAAGATTCCTGGATGAAATGCTTTCGGGCGAAATACTTGACTTTCCAAACAGTTTCTAGTGTCCTATGTCGTGGGATTGCTGAACGAGTTGGAGATGTTAGGAATAAGAAATTGAAGTTGTATATACTTATCAATTAGGCTGTTAATGACAAAGTCCATGAGATTAGCGGGgacacatgtgtacataagcTTCTAGCCCTGACCTAAATATTGCGTACATTTAGAAACAATTTTCATGTATCTCTTTAAAAGGTCTGGCCTGGTTTACATCGGCGCTGTGTCAAGGTCCCAAACAATCGTGGATGTCAAGTGCTCTCCGAAATAACTGCGCGTGAAGGCTAATAACATTCAACTAGCCACTTAATACATGAAGTATttgattttactttatttatttatttgattggtgttttacggcgtattcaagaatatttcacttatacgacggcggtcaacattatgatgggaacaaaacccacgaccatccgtaggctgctgtcagaccctcccacgtgcggccggagaggaagcctgcatgagatggacttaaactcacagaaaccgcatttgtgagaggctcctgggtcattacgccttGATGGCCTGGTTATCTCCTCGGCCGTGGTTACTCCTTGGAGTACATGTTTATTAGAGAGACTGAGAGTACGTGTATATGAGAGTGAACGAGAGTACATAACATGCTTACATGTGcgtgtacaggtatatacatgtaggtacaagtGTGCATACGTGTTCAATGTACGTGTAAGACGCACATACGTGTACAGGTCTCTATACGTGCACAGTTACGCCAACCTGGAATATCATCGCTAATCTCTTCCGCCTTTTGctcttaactacatgtaaatgtgccatTTGGTTTATCCACCTAAAGCAAACGAATGTCTAGACCGTCTAGAGCTGTTTTGCCGTCCTATATAGAGGACAAGCTACAGTGTATACTTTCTTTACGTACCGTCCAGTGCCTATGCAGTCAGCAGCTGTACAAGCCTAAAGCTTGATTTAACGGTAGTTCAAAGGCCTTTGCAATGTATATAAACCCGACATGTACGTATAGTTACGCTAGCCTCAACAATACCATATTTGGACGACAAAACGATAAAGTCACAAAACTTCCTTCAACCCACGTCATAAACCGAATTGATCTCCCAAGGGGcaaggggtgggggtgggagaaGGAGCTGAGGGTAGTGCGGCGATGGGGAAGAGGTGGGCCTTGTATCGTCACGAGAGCCAGGTCGTCGTCGGCATATCGCTCGTGCCAGACTGATCACGGCTGGCTGAGTGGCTATAATGAGGATCAGAATCCGTTCACCTTGTCGTGCCTATTCCAGTTACATGAGCGCTGTCGTGCAGCTTACAGGTTACACCAGCGCTTTCATTTTTCCTTACTACTTATGTAGTAAACTTAACTTCAGCTCCCAAAATACATATCCctccaacccccccccccccctcctcaaCCCAACCCCCCACCCATCCTTTATTGCGCGTGGTAACATGGCCCACAACACGTAGGCCTGACTTGATCTTGTCTGAACAATATATAAGCGCATgcagggcaatgacccaggaaaaCATCACTGAACCTAGCAGGAGCGGTGAGCGCTGGCAGTcataatattttgaaaacttgGTAATGTACAGAGGGGTTAGTAGTAACACCGGGCAAAAGTTTAGTCCAAAACTGagaaaattctgatatattttcacTAGGTGCAAACTAGCAGTGCACAAATTCATTATGTAATCAACAACGTAACTGCCCGTGTGTcggtattatccaatcagtgctccttcacttatcagttcggaggcaaatcttcCGCCCAATTCCATCAAGTGCGCATGTGTGACCTAAAACTATGGTGAGAAGAACAGAGATAAGACATTCACTGAAATACCACAACACTATGAAATGTTTAGATATTAGGTGGTTTGCCCCGTGTCGTGGATTTCACGGTGTTCCTAGAAATGGAATGCTTTCAGCTACTGACATTGAAATATCGTGAAAATGTCAGAGCGCCGCATGCGCAGTAAAGAGTATGCTTACACGGAGCGATTCCGTCGTTGTGTCGTATACACGAGTGTTTGTGACGCGATCCAGCGGTGGAATGAGATGTTTATAAGATCTTAAGAAGGTCTACCTTATCATTTCTCATAGCATGATATTAAGTTTCACGATATTTCAGGAAGTAGTTCAATCGACAAGTCCTCTGGTGATAGGCAACTAAAAGCAACTCCGTTTTTCCAGCTCACATATTTTGTGATTAAACACGTATTTGCCGAGCTTTACTCTGTGCTATGTCGTTAACAGGTACATCTGAATGCCATATTAAACGAAAATCAGGCTCCGGTTAAAAGAATAAACCATTAAACAGAACTTAAACTTTGGACTTTAGACTTTGAAATAGACTAATTGTTCATCAAGATATAGGCTTATTTGAAAGAGCAATTTCTCCAAAaggaagaaggaaaaaaaaagaaaataaataactgcaCCATGTGTGGATTGCACCTAATGGTTACTCGTtatcatatgaccgaaaaattgttaagtatgacgcaAAGCTCCATGCATacacaggcctatatacatatgtgtaccaGGTGTGAATATATACCCACATGTTTAAGCTACACAGAACCGGTTGTTTCTGTATTCGCTGAAGAAATTTCTTTATTACCCAAATTTGCCTTCCTTGTGAAgaacgaaacaaaaaaaaaacaaaaaaaacaacaacaaccaccagcaccccccccccaaGCCAcccactacccccccccccccccccctcctcctcttctaacacccacccaccccaatTAATATCgcataacaattttttaaatacataccacaaaaacaaaatcttttacTCCTGGGCATAAAAAGCACCAACACAGCCgcataacaattttttaaatacatgccaaaaaaacaaaatcttttacTCCCGGGCATAAAAAGCACCAACACAGCCgcataacaattttttaaatacataccacaaaaacaaaatcttttacTCCCGGGCATAAAAAGCACCAACACAGCAGAATGATATACATTTAAGGTATGCGCAATATTTCTATTTTGTAACCTTTGTAAGGTAAGGTAGAATG includes the following:
- the LOC135479566 gene encoding uncharacterized protein LOC135479566 yields the protein MASRIDGNPMSGGGFDPGQLKSLKLYLDAGGSLEDLGLPTTTFDYDKVADRNIDAALWVIGVFWGFVGLLLVVLLCIGLKTYCRMWAKSQRLSTGSEDIVVLVMEKL